DNA from Lineus longissimus chromosome 7, tnLinLong1.2, whole genome shotgun sequence:
AGCACTTTCGGGTTCAGTGCCTTTCTCAAGGACACATAGCAGAAACAGTGGTGACCCTTTCCAGAGTTGAAACCAAGACATCCTGATGTTCCAACTTCCCACACGGATGAGTGAGTTGTCCCTTCAATGGCTACTCATGTATatgtaagtacagtagaacctctcttagcggacacctctctgttaaggacactagttttggtaccatgcaatttggttgtttccatttaattttacctctatcaaggacagcacttgtcagtcctgaaggtgtccttaatagataggttctactgtatatgtccttcatcaacaaaatgaatcaacaaaaaaatcaccatgatacatgtattatctTGAATGCTCTCAATTTCAGCATGTGTTTTGGCTGCCATATTTACCCTGAACATCATTGTGGATCTCTTGCGATATCTTGCTCCAGTTTTAATATCATCGCCAATAGAGGTCAGCGCAAAGCAGAAGAAACTGCTTGGAATCAAGGATGTAGGTAGGTTATGGTGCATACTGATGTGGTTTCTGCTTCGTGCCATTTACTGCCTCCCCTCCAAATGGAAAACAAATGTGACTATATTTTGTGTCAGTTTCAATGGTAACCCACCGGGTTGTGGTTGATCAgagcaatgaggaacctgcacaacaaaacctgccaatgtGGTAttataaatattatttgaaatattctgtTTACAGATATTGGTTTCAAAACTTTAACATCTGCAAGCCCTAGTAGACTGAACGAGAGCGCACCACAGACCCCCCTCTACTCCCCCTCCTCGCTCTATTCCAACCAGTCGATGCATTCCAGTCTCTCGTGCTCGCCGGGTCAAGGGCACTCGCCCAACTCATCACTATCGTACATCCAGTCGCCGTCATATCACAGTCGGTCTCAGTCTCTTTTGAATCAGACTCAGAGTCCGGCCTTCTCATCATTTAGTCAGGTAAGAATAAAATCGTCAGAATAATAAAAAATAATGCTGGCTGTGCGAAACACGCTTTAACGCAGTCGATGATGCAAACAAAATCTTGATAATAGTTGATTCAAAGTTCTGAATACTTATTACCTCATCACTGAAAAAATTCCTTTCCAGACCGGTGTGAGTAGCCCTGGCACACCCTATGCCTCACCGCTCTTCAGAGATTCCATGGATGGCAGTGGTCTGAGATCAAGACTCCGAGTCCCTTCTCCGAAGAGCTCACCATGTAagtttgaacattttcatttcCATCCAAAATGCCTCAAAATTTTGTCGAGTTCTGTTTgaacatcttcttcttcttctttagtgTTTGCTCTCCACTTGGGAGTtgtttttctccagggagtattcctcttcCAAGGCTGGTGGAGCGTTTGAACATGTCACTACAGTTATGCAGCAATGGGTCTAGTGACTCAGTCTTTGGGTAGAGGTAGAGCCCACACACCTACTCATGTTTCTtccttggtggggtcttttctTGCCCTGAAATTGACATCAGATGCAAtaggaacctcagttttacgtctcattcgaaggactctAAAGAGACAAGAATTTTAGTTCATTGAGCCACGCCAGTTGATCCCAATTTAAATTCCTTGAGTTTCGATACCAACAAtgtgcattttcattttgaagatagtTTTCTTTCTGTTTCAGTGGATAATAGTGACTGTGTGACAGACCTTGGGACGTTGAATCAGTTCTTGAAAGAACAAGAAGAGAAGGAATACAAGAATCAGATCGGTAGGAAATTCTGCCAATATATTGATGCAATTTTAATGTTTACTTTGGCAGCTGGGCTGACTGACTGATCCCCCATCCTCATCTTCGGATCCATGCCAAGAAAAATTGACTCTTAACAAGTGCAAATCTgccatcaatgacatcattaaGGCTATTTGCTGTCTTGTCAAGCATGATGCTGGCCCACTATTTCATCACAGTCGTTATCTATAATTTTCAATGACATTGTTGTTTTCAGGTAGTGCCGACATGTCACAATCGGGGAGCCCATCATTCTGGGCCTACAATCGCTCTGTCACCGATTACACGTCTGGGTTGAGGAATTACCAATATCAGATAGCGTGTCGAACGCCTCAGTCCATCTCCTCCAGGAATGACGATGATCCTGATGACCCGGCGACATACCATGCTGATGAAGTGAGCACCCTGTAGAGTGTCAAGATTTTCAATAGCTTTTATAGTTTTCCCTGAGGCAGTCCTGCAGTTTCCAAAAAAAGGTTAAATTGGTGAAAAGTATAGTACAGTGCTGTACCATATATGAAATTTGCTGCGACGGAAGGTGTGATGGAATATCATAAAATCAAACATTTGGCCCTTCATTTAGGAACTTTTACTTCAAATAAGGCCATGTGGTTGTGGTAAGACCTCATTTCCACTCTATCTTCAGGTGTGGCTGAAAGCTGGAGTTCACCCAGACGACTTGGAACTCTGGATAGAACATCTTAGGAAGGTGAGTGCTTGTTAAAGTCAATCTTGTTAACTCATTACTGGCATTGTGACCTTATAGGATTtttgccagaggtatggagtccactatagacTACTGTCAACCTGTGTGAGAtctttacttgccctggcatagacactcgggtacaagggaccacaacTCTGCATCTAATCAGACAGACTTTGTAGTCTCCCTACATTGTATTCATATcttgtgttgtgaagagccagggatTTTacttccttgaaagccacgccggttcatcctgATGATCTCTTGCAGTGGTTGAGTCAGACGATTGTCCATCGCCTAGCCAAGGAGATTATCCGCGTCAATGCCCACCTGAGGAAGCTGGGATGTGAGGACATGGAGATTGGGGGTGAGCTATCGATCTTATAtccttgaatgtttgactataaAGCACTATCTGAGCACTTGCTTTCATTATTTGCGGTACCTTAGCAAAAACGTTTAGACACCGAGGGCAATGGCATAGAGGGCAGTCTGTTGAAGGAGGTGGTACGAAAATATATTCTTCATGGAAATTGACAATTACCGAAGTGTACCACCTCAAATGCTCTTGTCTATTTCCAGTTAGTCTTCAGTTCTTAAGAGGGAAATGGTGTGATTCAAATAAATTCTTTTCTTTCCTCATAGAAAATTGCTCTTTGCTCTTTTTCAGAGGTGAGCATCGCGACGTTGAAGCAGATAGCTGTTACCAAAAGTCAGCACCTTCCCACATTGAACAGCATCATCCCATATCTGGACCTTGGATCGAATCAGGAATATCTTGTTGCTAGAATCAAAGGTATGGAAAATTTTCTTGTGACCTATGCTCCACTTGGAGTAACAATGTTGCACTGTAACATCAAGCAAGTCATGGAGTCTTCTTCAAGGCAATAAAGCTCATGTCTATTCTTTCTATTCTCATTACAGAGCTTGGTAAAGGAGGATGTATGAGTGACTTCAACTGGAATGGTGGCATGGACTATAAGGGCAAACAGTGGGCTGAACATTTGCCCACTGATGCTGCAGTAAGTTTTAAAGATGTGCATCTCTAACCCTGTAAGCTGTAGTCTTAAACAGGATCTCTAGTTTCTAGGTTCCTTGAGTAATTCTGTAGTTTTTGGTTCAGCCCTGAGTGTAAAACAAGTGTGCATTCAATAATGTATATATCTTTGAACACCTGCAATTCCTCACTCATACAGATTTGTTATGCAATGGTTATAAATCTACCTGAAACAATGAGTTACTTCGACAAGGCTATTTTAGTAGATGTACCGCTATTTTAACGATAAAGGACAGAACTTTCTATTGTTACTTCACGACCCAGTATTTGAATTGATAGATGATGTCACACTCAGTGAACTAACAACTGGAGAACATTTCTCGGGTGCGCAATTAAAAATTTATCTCTTTGCAGATTGTGATGCATGCCTTCTGTACCTACCTCGATTCTCGGTTGCCCCCTCATCCCAAGTATCCTGATGGGAAGACGTTCACCAGTCAACATTTCCTTAAAGCTCCTGATAAACCTAGTGAGTGTCATATCAATTCCATCACCAGAAGCACTCACTGAGAACTGGGTGGATTAATCCACGTCCGTGGGTTGTACTGATCACAGCTCATTGCTACTTGAATAGAGGCAGAGGTATCATTTATGATTTTCTGGTAAACGTATTGGCTTcctagttgttgtttttttgttcattttatgtTTTCACTCGTTTTATTTGCAGATATTAAGAAGAAGGACAACATGTTGATTTTCCAATCCAAGGTGAACCCACCACATTATAAATGTGTCATAACAGATGACATCTGGGATCTACAAAAGGTAGGTGAACTTCTAGTGTCGCCATGAGTGGGTCACTGCTTATACAAAGGTACTGTGTAACTGGGTCTTCAGTTAATGAAGAGTTGGGTCCAGATCTTAAAAATCGTTTTGCAAAGTGATTGTCCAAAGATTATTAGGGTGATAATCCTTCATTGGGACATAAAACCAACCTAACCCTTTTCCTGGCTATACCTTATGCATGTACCTGATACCAATGCCAGGGCAGGGGAAGCAAATGATCTTgataaatagaaataaatcaaCTGCTTTTCATCTTTCCAGGGGAGAAACAATATGTTCCAAGCAATATTGCTTTTCTTACATCATGTCAAGAAGGACCATGGCATGCTCGGGTATGTAGTAAAATCATAATTGTCTGTCATCAAGTTCATTAGGGCTGCTAAAAGTAAATTTAGATATTCCATGTGCATGTAGAGCTTGATGTACCCCGGTAATGCAAGGTTATGGAGTCAAGACCAAGTTGGTGGTCTTTGGTTGTCTTATCAAGACTGCTCAGGTAGACTCTTCTCTAAATACAGACCAGAATCCAAGGTGCCAGCCGAGGTTTTTGGACATAATTTTTGGCCTGCTCAAGCAGTCTTGGATAGACAGCAAGGTtctaatttctattctaaatggCTTCAAactattgtattgtattttccATGAGAAACACTGATATCTGATGACCATTCAGCATGTCTGGTGTGGTACATGTGGTGGGATAAGCAAAGGTTAGGTTCAAATCATCATTGAGGGAGCAGTGGAGCTGGGACAACTTGGCAATACGACTGTCCCAATGGACTCTACCTCCATTGCTAATTTTCTGTGATATTCTTTTTTAGACGAGTCAACTTGGGGCTTTCTGGAATCAATATACTATGGGTGCTGGAGAAGAAATACTGAAGTGAGGAAGACATCGGAATCGTGCATTTAATGAAGAGACAAAATTGAGACTATTCTGATGCGCAGAAACAGGCATAATCAtgtgtgaagtttgtgtatTTGCTTGCATAGGAAAACACTTGATGTGAAGATCAACAGCTACAATCGATGTCCTCTGAATAATTTTTGGTATAGATAGAAGCCTTTCTAAACTGCCTTTTATTTTGTAATAAATGTATTGATGAGAAAATTTGTCTTCTTAGATCAGTATGGTTTGAGGTTTTGGAATTTAAGAGCTGGGGTTCCTCAGTTGTCTCATCAAAAGCACTCATTGAGACACCAATTGGATCATTGGATGcagggttggcgcgcccgttCACATTTTCTGCACatgagtggcgaatgtaaaacaatgtctggctaaaaattttgcgaattcaatttgaattgccatgatttggcgagagagtaatagtgttgtgcgaaaattggtcaaagtctatcaaaaagatccacttccacatcaaatgcaccaaggaacgatcgttagtcagtcaaactttatcattttgcgggcggccgcgctatcacacgtggttgctatcgtctgcattgtagttctacccgttgccaCTACAGTGATTTTgctggcgctgctggtcgccttacgcatacattatcggctggtttcccgctcgcttcgttgccatggagtctccggtcacatgttcctcgaatcgttcgttgatttgctagtttcagtactggcgggctgccattctcgcacttctcgcacatgttactgtgggctgggtcggtcccaagatggacaaacgatcggcaatggccAGAGCcgactcaatatggctaaaagtgacagccacttggcttAAAAGTGGTAGGAGGAAAAgattcacagagccaaccctgGGATGTGACAGGATAAACCACCCAGAAGCAAGGGGACTATTGGCAGGGCCTAGGTCCAGTTGGCAAACACAAGACAGCAATACGCTGTCCCTTTTAGTATTGGCATAGACTTGTCACAGATTGAGAGAGACACATTCTTGAAAGAAAGACAAAAAGATTCCCATGGCATTCAAACGTCCCCGATGTCTAACCAAGTATGGGTTGTATGGGGTACAACCCTGTCTCCTAAGTATTAGACAGGAATGCTACAGACTGTCGCATGTCTTGAGAGAACAGCACAAAAATATGGCATTGGAGACATTTCTGTTGTATCCCATCCCTACCCAAGTAAGGCCTGTATGTGGTACTACCCTGTTCCTTATGAGTATTGGATTAGATATGCCACAGGTGACAGCAAGTCCATCAGTTGAAGAGCAAATTCTGGCCTCCCAGTGCCGGTGGCTATTCTCTGGTCACACTGGCGATCTGATAACCAGCTGGGAGAGTGTTTGTAGCAGTCACCATCTTCTGACTTGGAAGCTGGCATAACAGGATGTGGTACTACCTATCCCACAAGTACAGAATAGGAGACACCGGCCAATGTTCTTGTAATACCGGACCGATGACAGCGATCTGTGTGCTGAAGGACTGCCCTCTGCACAAAGCCCACTGACAAGAAATCTGGCCAAATGGTGCCAACATGCAGGATAAACTGTAAGGCGACTGGGTGGAATTGCGCGGAGAACAACTGAGTACATCCAACAGCAGGATTGACTGTACGAAGAAGAAGAGacatgttgtgacaatgtcctcaaGAGCTTTCTGATGATGTTTAGCACAATGGCATGTTCGGTTTCAAACCTGTGATATTCAGATTGCAAGTCATACACTGGTTAAGCAACCCAACTACACTTTAAGATCTTCATATGGTTTGCTTTTTGACCAGCCAAGGGCTAGGTTGGTGACCTTTGGAGACAGAGCCTTTTCATGCGTCACTCCCAAGCTGTGGAACCGACTGCCAATCAGCTTACAACACTGACCAGCCCCCGTCTTCGTGGATCACTTAAAAATCTATCTCTTTGCAAAgtgtcactgatcactttagtGAGTACTGGCACTATAAACACTCATTTTGATttgatacacatacatgtacgccTGTAATGCCTCAGTTATGTACATATCCAAGTACAGGGTCCTTCCTCTGTCGTTGTTTGAAGATGATTCACAGATCCACTAATTAGGACGAGACTTTTAAACTGAGGACGTCCTCGGTTTGCAGTCAGTCCTTCCTTTAATGGTGATGTCCTTGGTCCACACCATTTACACAATGAAACAaaagattatatatatatatatatatatatatcatcaataAGCTTTTATTGCTTTCGCTGGAAATTTCCCGTATAaatatgaaatcattcaaaatagACAACTCCACCAACAAATCCCTGACGATTTGTAAAATTACATGCAAAAAGATTGAACAATGAATTTCTAGTACTACATGATGGGGGTTGATAGTAAAAATTCACAATTTTACATCAGGTTTCTGATGTCTGATGATTATGAATGAAATTCCTACGTAGGATGTTTATTCTAATGAACCAAATGCCAACATGACATGACTGATACCTTGAAGGTGACATGATTAAATGACAGTGATGAGTGGAGATGACAATAGACAATAAAGTCTTTGGGTTGTCTTCACTCGGGTAACTTACTTCAATGTTTATAGTCCAAGTAATAGATTTGTTATATAGGGGTGCATACCATGTTTGGCAAGTCTAGGGAAAGCCAATTCAACTTTATTCAGGGGCATAACCTTATCTGCAGATCCACTCATCAAGAGAAAGAAGCCCATCCCAGGACTAGTAATCGTTTTACAGATTTTACTCCAAATATCGAGGATAACTTGTGTTCTTCAAAACTGAAACTCTATATCATTGGGAAAGACTAACTCAGCAGGTCAAAATCTCTAATAGgagaattttcaaaataatacatacatgtattgcatataCTTAATTCAAATGCTAAAATACTCTGTGCGTAAATAAAATATGCAATCTTATACAAAGAAACAGCAGTCCAGATATTACATAGAATATATTATGTACAGATGAACGGGTGAATCTGATCACAAGCTGGTGTTGGGCGGAACTAATTTGTTACCTTCGAATGTCTTTTTCAAAGGTCACAATTGGCCCCATAGCATCAGTGTGTGCACACTACAAGTAGCCTATGCCAAAAGCATGCATGGTTATAAGGCCGGATTCTACTGTAGGGCAAATTCTGCTGTAGTCACATACCCAGGGTAACTAGGCTCAGTTCCGGCAGGTGTCACCGAATTAAGATTACCATTGTGCCTTATGTAATGCAGAAACATAATTTGGTACTTTTGTTTCTGCCTTGCGGAACGTGATATAAACAGCAACTTGTGATCATGAATTACTTTAGTACTTGAGtgcttttttaccaaaacatgCATATTAGTGAACGAGTGCAAAGAAAAGTTACAAACGCCTCCAGGTTCGTTTTTGTGTAATGCAAGGTATGTTTGCCAGAAAAGGAGCAAAAGTCCATGCACATCCAGTGGCCCAACTTCTATGACCACATTCTGATAGTCAACATGAAGCAGTACATTAGGACAAACCTAGTAGACGAACGTTTCTTGACCTCACACTCCAAAAATATAATACTCTAAGATAATTTTGAATCGATAGAATAAAGAAAACAGAAAACTTAAACTGACCtgcaaattttaaaatacttcaACAAAGTCTTTTGATGCTAACAATTTACACAACACTACAGAAAGGTTCTGACACCACTAATTAACCTGTCAGCTGTCAAGCAACAACTTTTCGAAAGAGACCAAAAGATTCGCTTGGGAAACTAACTTCATGCAAGTGCTTGTGGAACAGTGATATCCTGAAAAGGAACTGTGTACATTAACCTTGAAACAtgtaagggttgaccacaggcaccgccattttggctagaacttgaaatactAACTCATTCaggatgaagtgaatgcccatttgaaGCCCAggacagactcccacccttgaaattggctttCCCtatgttttgaaggagttctgtttgttttaggatttcaagttctttgttttgaaggagttctgtttgttttaggatttcaagttctttgttttgaaggagttctgttTGTTTTAGGATTTCACTAGCCAACATGGTGGGGCCTATGGTCAATCCTTCATGCCAACCCATTTGTTATACCTGCTACTCCCAAAAAGTGAAtggatatgatgaatcatgcaTGACAGAAGTTAGTAAATATGATAAGATAAAAACAAgaatacacacacacacagacacaaaTTATACATTAATAATCATCCAGAAAGGTTATAATCTAACAAGATAAACTATAAAATCAAAATACTTTACATATTCACCTGTTTGGTATGATGAGAAAATTGCACAATTATTGTTTTGGTTGGTTGCTATGGTAATCAAAACTATCTGATAAAAAAtctctagtacatgtatttctagtTGTGATTTTAAACCACCTACATGTGTACAATATATAAAGTCCTCCAGAAATGAAGTTGTGAAATCTATGAAGTTTGTGATTTGGGAACTGTGTTACCAAGCATGTATCTATGGGCTACATGTTGAGAAAGAGATTATAAGTCGTTCGGAAATATTTAACGAATGATATTGATTCCTATACCTACTTGCTAAAAGCCAATTCAAAGTTgtgatttcaattttgttcGGCGCTCACAAAAATGCATAACCATGATAACGTAACCTGGGGAAATATCATACAAGGGAGAGACTTTCTTCATTTGCAGTAAATTAAGAAGTGCTATAAGCCTATTATTTCAATAATATATACCTATTTTTGAAAAGA
Protein-coding regions in this window:
- the LOC135491057 gene encoding transmembrane protein 209-like, yielding MSNLGPRASPVLDRTFRRRTLYAQSRSALWWAAINILLAILAYLEVFFQRATTHFHLSHPVFWYTACVLAAIFTLNIIVDLLRYLAPVLISSPIEVSAKQKKLLGIKDVDIGFKTLTSASPSRLNESAPQTPLYSPSSLYSNQSMHSSLSCSPGQGHSPNSSLSYIQSPSYHSRSQSLLNQTQSPAFSSFSQTGVSSPGTPYASPLFRDSMDGSGLRSRLRVPSPKSSPLDNSDCVTDLGTLNQFLKEQEEKEYKNQIGSADMSQSGSPSFWAYNRSVTDYTSGLRNYQYQIACRTPQSISSRNDDDPDDPATYHADEVWLKAGVHPDDLELWIEHLRKWLSQTIVHRLAKEIIRVNAHLRKLGCEDMEIGEVSIATLKQIAVTKSQHLPTLNSIIPYLDLGSNQEYLVARIKELGKGGCMSDFNWNGGMDYKGKQWAEHLPTDAAIVMHAFCTYLDSRLPPHPKYPDGKTFTSQHFLKAPDKPNIKKKDNMLIFQSKVNPPHYKCVITDDIWDLQKGRNNMFQAILLFLHHVKKDHGMLGRVNLGLSGINILWVLEKKY